The following are encoded in a window of bacterium genomic DNA:
- a CDS encoding cupredoxin family copper-binding protein codes for MNKNIIGAVLILAGIAIAVYNWGYKTAVTPSPVPPPAQMNIIPPTPPTGGIKPAPPPAGGPTPAPSSIKPQEPAFTSNIQVAVRGFGFVSETVRVKAGTKITWTNFDAAGHTVTSDTGLFASKILSQGKSFEYIFNTPGTYSYHCIPHPYMKGEIVVE; via the coding sequence ATGAATAAAAATATAATTGGCGCCGTTTTAATTCTCGCCGGCATCGCTATTGCAGTTTACAATTGGGGATATAAAACAGCGGTTACCCCTTCGCCCGTTCCGCCACCCGCGCAAATGAACATCATTCCACCGACTCCACCAACCGGCGGAATAAAACCGGCTCCTCCGCCAGCTGGCGGACCAACTCCGGCTCCGAGCTCTATTAAACCGCAAGAACCCGCCTTTACCTCCAATATCCAAGTAGCCGTACGAGGTTTCGGGTTCGTTTCGGAAACTGTCCGGGTCAAAGCCGGCACAAAAATAACCTGGACCAACTTTGATGCCGCCGGCCACACTGTTACCAGCGACACCGGCCTTTTCGCCAGTAAAATTTTAAGCCAAGGCAAGAGCTTTGAATACATCTTCAATACTCCAGGCACGTATTCCTATCACTGTATTCCACATCCTTACATGAAGGGGGAGATAGTAGTAGAATAG
- a CDS encoding metal ABC transporter ATP-binding protein, with translation MPAILKVQDLRVVFGGEPVISNLSLEVTKGEVVAVIGPNGAGKTVFFRALLGILPYEGKIDWMPNVKVGYVPQKLSIDRDLPMSVLDFLRLKGASEAEIYEALESVGMRRGESADQHHFRRHVLGARIGELSGGQFQRVMIAYALMNHPDVLLFDEPTTGIDIGGEETIYNLLGKLHREHGLTIILITHDFNIVYRYAEKVLCLNKEKVCFGSPKEALNPKILEELYGSQIGIYPHEHQH, from the coding sequence ATGCCTGCAATACTTAAAGTTCAAGATCTACGGGTAGTTTTTGGGGGCGAGCCGGTGATTAGTAATCTCTCTCTGGAGGTAACAAAGGGAGAAGTAGTCGCGGTAATCGGTCCGAATGGAGCCGGAAAGACCGTATTCTTCCGGGCGCTTTTGGGTATTTTACCATATGAAGGAAAAATTGATTGGATGCCGAATGTAAAGGTGGGATACGTGCCTCAAAAGCTATCCATTGATAGGGATTTGCCGATGAGTGTATTGGATTTTTTGCGCTTGAAGGGAGCTTCAGAAGCGGAAATTTATGAAGCCTTAGAATCTGTGGGAATGCGCCGCGGAGAGTCTGCCGATCAACATCATTTCCGGAGGCATGTTCTGGGCGCGCGCATTGGTGAGCTATCGGGAGGTCAATTTCAGAGGGTGATGATAGCTTATGCTTTAATGAATCACCCCGACGTTTTACTTTTTGATGAGCCGACCACCGGCATTGATATTGGCGGCGAAGAGACAATCTATAATCTACTTGGGAAGCTGCACCGCGAGCATGGCCTCACTATTATTTTGATTACCCATGATTTTAATATCGTATATCGTTATGCCGAGAAAGTTTTGTGTTTGAATAAAGAGAAAGTTTGTTTCGGTTCGCCGAAAGAGGCTTTGAATCCGAAAATTTTGGAAGAGTTGTACGGATCGCAGATAGGAATTTACCCACATGAGCACCAACATTGA
- a CDS encoding TIGR00730 family Rossman fold protein, giving the protein MKKNKKQDKPVRQAQSEKDKLLVPAKELPIHLHPKDWRHSFHWRIFRIMAEFVDGFQFLADLKNTVTFFGSARLNEGTRWYEVARELSKMLAKAKFGVITGGGPGIMEAGNRGAFEGKGDSIGINIQLPFEQRINEYVTKSHGFYYFFTRKIMLSFASQAYVYFPGGFGTLDELFEILTLVQTKKIYDKIPIILVGKEFWGDIDKWMREKLLLQHKTIDAEDLELYTIVDTAKEAFEIIKKSKPREEF; this is encoded by the coding sequence ATGAAAAAAAATAAAAAACAAGATAAGCCCGTTCGGCAAGCTCAGAGCGAGAAAGATAAATTATTGGTTCCGGCGAAAGAATTGCCGATCCATCTCCACCCGAAAGATTGGCGTCATTCTTTCCACTGGCGCATCTTCCGCATTATGGCGGAATTTGTGGACGGCTTTCAATTTTTAGCTGACCTAAAGAATACGGTTACTTTTTTCGGCTCTGCCCGCCTCAATGAAGGAACCCGCTGGTATGAAGTGGCTCGAGAGCTCAGCAAAATGCTCGCTAAGGCCAAATTTGGCGTAATTACAGGAGGCGGACCGGGTATTATGGAAGCCGGTAACCGCGGCGCTTTTGAGGGTAAGGGCGACTCTATCGGAATCAACATCCAACTGCCTTTTGAGCAACGCATCAACGAATATGTAACTAAAAGTCATGGTTTCTATTATTTCTTCACCAGAAAAATAATGCTCTCTTTCGCTTCGCAGGCTTATGTTTATTTTCCCGGTGGATTCGGAACTTTAGATGAGCTTTTTGAAATCTTAACTTTAGTTCAAACAAAAAAGATTTATGACAAAATTCCGATAATTTTGGTAGGAAAAGAATTCTGGGGAGATATCGATAAATGGATGCGCGAGAAACTCCTCTTGCAGCACAAGACAATCGATGCCGAAGATCTGGAGCTCTACACGATTGTAGATACCGCGAAAGAGGCTTTCGAGATAATTAAGAAATCTAAACCCCGCGAAGAATTCTAA
- a CDS encoding metal ABC transporter permease produces MSTNIDSNLIASILVGVFVGAASAYLGSLMVLKRMALVGDALSHVALPGIGIALTYGINPFLGAFSALAVGVFLVWKLEEKTDIPAEAIVGIIFAVALAVGILVTPEPELLESLFGDISKVNLMDAILGVVLSLVVLVATFAIRRRILLDIVSSDLARSQGINTRVWNFVFMALVAVVVALGVKVVGTLLMGALVVIPAAASKNIAKNFSTYGFMSVILGSVSALGGILLAFTFNLPPGPLVVLSSAAVFLLSLFAKK; encoded by the coding sequence ATGAGCACCAACATTGATTCTAATTTAATCGCCAGTATTTTAGTGGGTGTATTTGTGGGGGCGGCTTCGGCTTACCTTGGTTCTTTGATGGTCTTGAAGCGCATGGCATTAGTGGGGGATGCATTATCGCACGTTGCCCTGCCCGGCATTGGCATTGCCCTTACTTATGGTATAAATCCCTTCTTGGGGGCGTTTTCTGCCTTGGCGGTAGGAGTATTCTTAGTTTGGAAACTAGAAGAGAAAACGGATATTCCCGCCGAAGCGATTGTGGGTATTATTTTCGCCGTGGCGCTGGCAGTCGGCATCTTGGTGACTCCGGAGCCGGAATTACTGGAGTCGTTGTTCGGCGATATTAGCAAGGTTAATTTGATGGACGCAATTTTGGGAGTCGTTTTGTCGCTGGTGGTTCTGGTGGCAACTTTTGCAATTCGTCGCCGGATTTTATTAGACATAGTTTCGTCGGATCTCGCCCGGTCCCAAGGAATTAACACGCGTGTCTGGAATTTTGTGTTTATGGCGTTGGTGGCGGTGGTTGTGGCGTTGGGCGTGAAGGTAGTAGGAACTTTATTAATGGGCGCGCTGGTTGTTATTCCGGCTGCTGCTTCAAAGAATATCGCGAAAAATTTCAGCACCTATGGCTTTATGAGCGTAATACTAGGATCGGTCAGTGCCTTGGGTGGCATTCTATTGGCGTTTACTTTCAATCTCCCCCCCGGGCCGTTGGTAGTCTTATCCAGCGCGGCCGTATTTCTGTTATCGCTGTTCGCAAAAAAATAA
- a CDS encoding non-canonical purine NTP pyrophosphatase, with the protein MKKLLVATQNPGKILEYKELLKDLPLEVITLQDLGVTEEAPEDAPTFEENARLKVAFYSKLTEFPTIAEDSGLEIDHLNGEPGVKSRRWPGHRATDDELVKLIEEKMQGVPKEQRGAQFRVVMALKIPGKDIVTAEGTMRGIITDKPTETIITGFPFRSMFYVPELDKVLGEMTMNEEAKIGHRKQALEKLLPFLL; encoded by the coding sequence ATGAAGAAACTCTTGGTCGCTACACAAAATCCCGGTAAAATATTGGAATACAAGGAATTGCTGAAAGATCTGCCGCTGGAAGTAATTACGCTACAGGATTTGGGAGTTACCGAAGAAGCTCCGGAAGACGCCCCAACATTTGAAGAAAATGCCAGATTGAAAGTGGCTTTTTATTCAAAACTCACAGAATTCCCGACGATTGCGGAGGATTCAGGTTTAGAAATCGACCACCTCAACGGAGAACCGGGGGTTAAATCACGACGCTGGCCGGGCCACCGCGCCACCGATGATGAGCTCGTAAAGCTGATTGAAGAAAAAATGCAGGGCGTGCCGAAAGAACAACGTGGAGCTCAATTCCGGGTAGTTATGGCTCTAAAAATTCCCGGAAAAGACATAGTAACCGCAGAAGGCACAATGCGTGGAATTATTACCGATAAGCCGACCGAAACTATAATTACCGGATTCCCCTTCCGATCAATGTTCTATGTGCCAGAACTAGATAAAGTACTTGGCGAGATGACTATGAACGAAGAAGCGAAGATTGGGCACCGCAAGCAGGCATTAGAAAAATTACTCCCCTTTCTTCTCTAA
- a CDS encoding deoxyribonuclease IV has translation MPIIGAHVSTNGGLSKCFENAAAMGAKAIQIFGSSPQQWFTKMPTAEAIQDFTSKKTNAGSPPVYLHAGYLVNLTSPNPINREKSIKSLAEHYQIAQSLNAEGLIFHLGSFGEEGHEKGLKNLISGIREVLKKVPGNARLILENSAGGGNKLGKTLEELAEIFEGVNSPRAKFCFDTAHAFEAGMIGYESAKKVEEFFNLWDKKIGIGNIEVLHSNDSKTIFESHNDRHENIGQGEIGKKGFTNLAKEKRLHGKVWLLEVPGEDDRGPDKENIEKLKALF, from the coding sequence ATGCCAATAATAGGTGCACACGTATCAACCAATGGAGGGCTTTCTAAATGTTTTGAAAACGCTGCGGCGATGGGAGCAAAGGCTATCCAAATTTTCGGATCCTCGCCCCAACAGTGGTTCACCAAAATGCCGACTGCGGAGGCAATACAGGATTTTACTTCTAAAAAAACCAATGCCGGCTCGCCACCGGTATATCTGCACGCCGGCTACCTGGTCAACCTAACAAGCCCAAATCCCATCAACCGAGAAAAGTCCATTAAGAGCCTCGCCGAGCATTATCAGATAGCCCAATCCCTGAATGCCGAAGGCTTAATTTTCCATCTTGGTTCTTTTGGAGAAGAGGGCCACGAAAAAGGCCTAAAAAATCTGATTTCCGGAATCCGCGAAGTTTTAAAAAAGGTTCCGGGAAACGCCCGCCTAATATTAGAAAACAGCGCCGGGGGGGGCAATAAATTAGGAAAAACCCTGGAAGAGCTGGCGGAAATCTTTGAAGGCGTGAATTCACCAAGGGCTAAGTTTTGTTTCGATACGGCGCATGCCTTTGAAGCCGGAATGATCGGATATGAGTCAGCGAAAAAAGTTGAAGAATTCTTCAACCTCTGGGATAAAAAAATCGGCATCGGTAATATCGAAGTCCTGCACTCCAATGACTCAAAAACTATTTTTGAATCACATAACGATAGGCATGAAAATATCGGGCAGGGCGAAATTGGAAAAAAGGGATTCACAAATTTAGCGAAGGAAAAAAGACTGCACGGCAAGGTATGGCTGCTGGAGGTTCCGGGCGAAGATGACCGGGGGCCGGATAAAGAAAATATTGAGAAACTGAAAGCGCTGTTTTAA
- a CDS encoding Gmad2 immunoglobulin-like domain-containing protein — MKRIYFLVAVLIAAIAALIFWFTPKSLIEVYSPKNDSIITSPVTISGQARGFWYFEASFPARLLDGNGKEIAIIPVQALDEWMTERFVPFSTKMEFIAPKTDTGTLILQKDNPSGLPEHDAEIRIPVRFR, encoded by the coding sequence ATGAAAAGGATATATTTCTTAGTTGCCGTTTTAATTGCAGCAATCGCGGCATTAATCTTTTGGTTTACACCAAAAAGTTTAATTGAGGTTTATTCTCCAAAGAATGATTCGATCATCACCAGCCCGGTAACTATCAGCGGTCAGGCCCGCGGATTTTGGTACTTTGAAGCTTCTTTCCCCGCAAGATTACTGGACGGAAATGGGAAAGAAATCGCTATCATTCCGGTGCAGGCCCTGGATGAGTGGATGACGGAAAGATTCGTCCCCTTCTCCACAAAGATGGAATTCATCGCCCCAAAGACCGACACCGGCACTTTGATACTGCAAAAAGACAATCCCTCGGGTTTACCGGAGCACGACGCCGAAATTCGAATCCCAGTTAGATTCCGATAA
- a CDS encoding DUF5671 domain-containing protein: MEAKTSPKDVFLHLLSIVSLYTSGIAFLVLIFQYVNVLFPDAVAGDNYYQLESAYRMIRWSISSLIIVFPTYIIATWFLNKSYDKTPAKKKIWVRKWLVYFTLFVAALIIIGDLVSLINNLLNGELTMRFLLKVLAVFFVSGNVFYYYIWELKHKKAE; encoded by the coding sequence ATGGAAGCAAAGACCTCCCCGAAAGATGTATTCCTACACCTCCTATCAATTGTTTCGCTATATACGAGCGGAATCGCTTTTTTAGTGCTGATTTTCCAATATGTGAATGTGCTCTTCCCCGATGCCGTAGCTGGAGATAATTATTATCAACTAGAGTCCGCTTATCGGATGATTCGATGGTCTATTTCTTCTCTAATTATAGTTTTCCCGACCTATATTATCGCCACCTGGTTTTTGAATAAATCCTACGACAAAACTCCCGCCAAGAAAAAAATCTGGGTCCGAAAGTGGCTAGTCTATTTCACGCTCTTTGTCGCCGCGCTGATTATCATCGGCGACTTAGTAAGTCTGATTAACAATCTTCTCAACGGTGAATTAACGATGCGCTTCTTATTGAAGGTACTGGCTGTATTCTTTGTATCCGGAAATGTTTTTTATTACTACATCTGGGAGTTAAAACATAAAAAAGCTGAGTAA
- a CDS encoding FAD-binding oxidoreductase — protein MSLKEEIKSFFKGEVFDDNSTLEKYSRDASLFVVKPAIVAVPQNTEDIKNLVKFAGKHKKEKISLTPRSGGTCMTGGPLSESVIVDVNQHLNHIKEVGNGYAVTEPGAFYRDFEKATLAKGWILPCYPASREICTVGGMVGNNAGGEKTLAYGKTEKYVEELKVILRDGNEYTVKPLAGIELKKKLDSKTIEGKIYKEIFTLIDKNYELLQAAKPKVSKNSSGYYLWNVWDKKTFDLTKLLVGSQGTLGITTEIKFRLVKPKPHTKMLAIFLKDLKPLAKIINIVLSYKPESFESYDDNTLKLAIRYLPDFIKLMKTNLFSLAWSFLPEFWTAITGGIPKLILIAEFAGDSEEDVTRRATNARTALKEFSVRSRITKSDKESKKYWVIRRESFNLLRHHIKGKHTAPFIDDMTVRPEQLPEFLPQLNEIMAQYKLVYTVAGHIGDGNFHIIPLMDMTNPESRKIIPELSEKVYDLVFKFHGSMSGEHNDGLIRTPFLEKMYGKKVMALFRKTKKIFDPDNLFNPGKKVDVSIEYSMGHLAEK, from the coding sequence ATGTCCTTAAAAGAAGAAATTAAATCATTTTTCAAAGGGGAAGTTTTTGACGACAACTCAACTCTAGAAAAATACAGCCGGGATGCCAGCTTATTTGTGGTAAAACCGGCGATTGTAGCCGTTCCCCAGAACACGGAAGACATTAAAAATCTTGTAAAATTCGCGGGAAAGCATAAAAAGGAAAAGATTTCCCTTACCCCCCGTTCAGGTGGTACTTGCATGACCGGCGGCCCGCTTAGCGAATCGGTCATAGTGGACGTGAATCAACACCTCAATCACATAAAAGAGGTGGGCAATGGCTATGCAGTCACTGAACCAGGAGCTTTTTACCGTGATTTTGAAAAGGCCACTCTGGCGAAAGGGTGGATTTTGCCGTGCTATCCGGCATCCCGAGAAATTTGCACTGTTGGCGGAATGGTAGGCAATAACGCCGGCGGAGAAAAAACCTTAGCGTATGGGAAAACTGAAAAATACGTTGAAGAGCTAAAAGTAATCTTGCGGGATGGCAACGAATACACTGTGAAGCCCCTTGCCGGAATAGAGCTGAAAAAAAAGCTGGACTCAAAAACAATCGAGGGGAAAATCTATAAAGAAATTTTTACTTTAATAGATAAAAATTATGAGCTTTTGCAGGCCGCAAAACCTAAGGTTTCAAAAAATTCCTCCGGATATTATCTTTGGAATGTTTGGGATAAAAAAACCTTTGATCTGACTAAGCTTTTGGTCGGCTCCCAAGGCACTCTCGGCATCACTACTGAAATCAAATTCCGGCTCGTCAAACCAAAACCGCACACTAAAATGCTGGCGATATTTTTGAAAGACTTGAAGCCGCTCGCTAAAATTATAAATATTGTACTTTCCTACAAGCCGGAAAGCTTTGAATCCTACGACGACAACACTCTAAAATTAGCCATCCGATATCTACCGGACTTCATCAAGCTAATGAAAACTAATCTATTTTCTCTGGCATGGAGCTTCTTGCCGGAATTTTGGACCGCCATTACCGGCGGTATACCAAAATTGATTCTAATTGCTGAATTCGCCGGTGATTCGGAGGAGGACGTGACACGTCGCGCCACTAATGCCAGAACTGCCCTCAAAGAATTTTCTGTGCGCTCCAGAATCACAAAAAGCGACAAGGAATCGAAAAAGTATTGGGTAATCAGACGGGAAAGCTTTAATTTGCTTCGTCATCACATCAAAGGTAAACATACGGCTCCGTTTATAGACGATATGACCGTCCGCCCCGAACAGCTTCCGGAATTTCTGCCGCAATTAAACGAAATAATGGCCCAATACAAGCTGGTTTATACGGTCGCCGGCCACATTGGCGACGGCAATTTCCATATTATTCCATTGATGGACATGACCAATCCGGAGTCCAGAAAAATTATTCCGGAGCTGTCCGAGAAGGTTTATGATTTAGTATTCAAATTTCACGGCTCAATGAGCGGTGAGCACAACGACGGCTTGATCCGCACGCCTTTTCTGGAAAAAATGTACGGCAAAAAGGTGATGGCATTATTCAGAAAAACCAAAAAGATATTCGACCCGGACAATCTATTTAACCCGGGCAAAAAAGTAGATGTTAGTATAGAATATTCTATGGGACACCTAGCGGAGAAATAG